The following proteins are co-located in the Paenibacillus sp. JNUCC32 genome:
- the sufC gene encoding Fe-S cluster assembly ATPase SufC, with the protein MSTKFVIEGLKATIEGKEILKGINLEMKGGEVHAIMGPNGTGKSTLASALMGHPKYEVTEGKVFLDDEDVLEMEVDERARAGLFLAMQYPSEIAGVTNSDFLRSSINARRGEGNEISLIKFIRQMEGKMKELEMNPEFAHRYLNEGFSGGEKKRNEILQMMMLDPKIVVLDEIDSGLDIDALRIVANGVNAMKSEERGFLIITHYQRLLNYITPDYVHVMMQGRIVKSGGPELAERLEAEGYDWIKEELGITDETVGQDA; encoded by the coding sequence ATGTCAACCAAGTTTGTCATTGAAGGATTGAAAGCAACGATCGAAGGCAAGGAGATCCTGAAGGGGATCAACCTTGAGATGAAGGGCGGAGAAGTTCATGCCATCATGGGACCAAACGGAACGGGTAAAAGTACGTTGGCTTCCGCGTTGATGGGTCATCCTAAATATGAAGTAACCGAAGGTAAAGTATTCCTAGACGATGAAGACGTGCTGGAGATGGAAGTAGACGAGCGCGCACGCGCAGGCCTGTTCCTGGCCATGCAATATCCGAGCGAAATCGCCGGCGTGACGAACTCCGATTTCCTGCGCAGCTCCATCAATGCACGCCGCGGCGAAGGCAACGAGATTTCCCTGATCAAGTTCATTCGTCAAATGGAAGGCAAAATGAAAGAGCTCGAGATGAATCCCGAGTTTGCTCACCGTTACCTGAACGAAGGCTTCTCCGGCGGTGAGAAGAAGCGTAATGAAATTCTGCAAATGATGATGCTGGATCCGAAAATCGTCGTGCTTGACGAAATCGACTCCGGTCTGGATATCGATGCTTTGAGAATCGTGGCGAACGGCGTAAATGCCATGAAGTCCGAAGAGCGCGGTTTCTTGATCATTACCCACTACCAGCGTTTGCTTAACTATATCACGCCAGATTACGTTCACGTTATGATGCAAGGGCGCATCGTGAAATCCGGCGGCCCTGAGCTGGCTGAGCGTCTGGAAGCGGAAGGTTACGACTGGATCAAGGAAGAGCTGGGTATTACCGATGAAACTGTAGGTCAAGACGCGTAA